In the genome of Rhodamnia argentea isolate NSW1041297 chromosome 3, ASM2092103v1, whole genome shotgun sequence, one region contains:
- the LOC115754693 gene encoding V-type proton ATPase subunit E: MNDADVSKQIQQMVRFIRQEAEEKANEISVSAEEEFNIEKLQLVEAEKKKIRQEYERKEKQVEIRKKIEYSMQLNASRIRVLQAQDDVVNSMKEVAAKELLNASRDHYVYKNLLNNLIVQSLLRLKEPAVLLRCRKDDLHLVESILDSAKEEYAKKASVHSPEIIVDNRVYLPPAPSHHNAHGLHCSGGVVLASRDGKIVCENTLDARLDVAFRKKLPEIRKWLFGQVAA, encoded by the exons ATGAACGACGCCGATGTGTCGAAGCAGATTCAGCAGATGGTCAGATTCATCCGCCAGGAGGCGGAGGAGAAGGCCAACGAGATCTCCGTCTCTGCTGAAGAG GAGTTCAACATCGAGAAGTTGCAGTTAGTGGAagcagaaaagaagaagatcagACAGGAGTATGAGCGCAAGGagaagcaagtggaaattcGAAAGAAGAT TGAATATTCGATGCAGCTGAATGCTTCTCGGATCAGGGTCCTTCAAGCTCAAGATGATGTGGTTAATTCTATGAAAGAGGTAGCAGCCAAGGAGCTTCTTAATGCAAGTCGTGATCACTATGTCTATAAGAATCTTTTGAACAATCTCATTGTCCAG AGTTTGTTAAGATTGAAAGAGCCTGCAGTGCTACTTCGTTGTAGAAAGGATGACCTGCATCTGGTGGAGTCCATCCTGGATTCAGCCAAAGAGGAGTATGCAAAGAAAGCAAGCGTTCATTCTCCGGAAATCATAGTCGACAATCGTGTTTATCTTCCACCTGCTCCTTCCCATCACAATGCCCATGGCCTTCACTG TTCAGGAGGAGTTGTTTTGGCTTCCCGAGATGGGAAAATTGTGTGTGAGAACACACTTGATGCGCGATTGGATGTTGCCTTCAGGAAAAAGCTTCCAGAG ATCCGCAAGTGGCTATTTGGTCAGGTTGCTGCTTGA
- the LOC115754668 gene encoding putative glucose-6-phosphate 1-epimerase isoform X2 — translation MCAGFSRCLSLVSLHGGQVLSWKTDHGEELLFISSKAIFKPPTPVRGGIPICFPQFGKRGSLEQHGFARNKIWVMDDHPPPLQPSDSSGKSFIDLLLKPSEDDLRIWPHGFEFRLRVSLSANGHLTLISRVRNINCKPFSFSMAYHTYFSISDISEVRIEGLETLDYLDNLCEKKRFTEQGDALTFESEVDRVYLGSSDTVAIFDHERKRTFLIQKEGLPDVVVWNPWEKKSKSMTDFGDEEYRQMLCVDGAAIEKPITLKPGEEWTGRLELSYVPSS, via the exons ATGTGCGCTGGGTTCTCAAGGTGTCTCTCTTTG GTTAGTTTGCATGGAGGGCAAGTTCTTTCATGGAAGACTGACCATGGAGAGGAACTATTGTTCATTAGCAGTAAG GCAATCTTTAAGCCACCAACCCCAGTACGCGGAGGAATTCCAATTTGTTTCCCACAG TTTGGAAAACGAGGATCACTGGAGCAACATGGATTTGCCAGGAACAAGATTTGGGTTATGGATGATCATCCTCCACCACTACAGCCTAGTGACTCCAGTGGCAAATCATTTATCGACCTGCTTCTTAAACCATCTGAAGATGATCTCAGGATCTGGCCACACGG TTTCGAGTTTCGTCTTAGGGTGTCTTTATCGGCAAATGGGCACCTGACCTTGATATCACGTGTCAGAAACATCAATTGCAAGCCGTTCAGTTTTTCAATGGCGTATCATACATATTTCTCCATATCTGATATCAG TGAAGTTAGAATTGAGGGATTGGAGACACTTGACTACCTTGACAACCTATGCGAGAAAAAGCGCTTCACAGAACAAGGAGACGCTTTAACATTTGAGTCTGAG GTGGATCGGGTGTATCTTGGCTCCTCAGATACGGTTGCAATTTTTGATCATGAAAGGAAACGGACTTTCCTAATTCAAAAGGAAGGACTTCCAGATGTAG TGGTCTGGAATCCATGGGAGAAGAAATCCAAGTCCATGACCGATTTCGGGGACGAAGAATACCGACAGATGCTCTGCGTCGATGGGGCAGCGATAGAGAAGCCGATCACTCTCAAGCCAGGGGAGGAATGGACAGGACGGTTGGAGCTCTCTTACGTCCCGTCAAGCTAG
- the LOC115754668 gene encoding putative glucose-6-phosphate 1-epimerase isoform X1 — MNHSGVACDKKTASFEVVKDRNGIDQVVLQNSRGASARVSLHGGQVLSWKTDHGEELLFISSKAIFKPPTPVRGGIPICFPQFGKRGSLEQHGFARNKIWVMDDHPPPLQPSDSSGKSFIDLLLKPSEDDLRIWPHGFEFRLRVSLSANGHLTLISRVRNINCKPFSFSMAYHTYFSISDISEVRIEGLETLDYLDNLCEKKRFTEQGDALTFESEVDRVYLGSSDTVAIFDHERKRTFLIQKEGLPDVVVWNPWEKKSKSMTDFGDEEYRQMLCVDGAAIEKPITLKPGEEWTGRLELSYVPSS; from the exons atgaatCACTCTGGAGTAGCCTGTGACAAAAAAACAGCTTCCTTCGAAGTCGTGAAGGACCGTAATGGGATAGACCAGGTCGTGCTTCAGAATTCTCGCGGGGCTTCAGCCCGG GTTAGTTTGCATGGAGGGCAAGTTCTTTCATGGAAGACTGACCATGGAGAGGAACTATTGTTCATTAGCAGTAAG GCAATCTTTAAGCCACCAACCCCAGTACGCGGAGGAATTCCAATTTGTTTCCCACAG TTTGGAAAACGAGGATCACTGGAGCAACATGGATTTGCCAGGAACAAGATTTGGGTTATGGATGATCATCCTCCACCACTACAGCCTAGTGACTCCAGTGGCAAATCATTTATCGACCTGCTTCTTAAACCATCTGAAGATGATCTCAGGATCTGGCCACACGG TTTCGAGTTTCGTCTTAGGGTGTCTTTATCGGCAAATGGGCACCTGACCTTGATATCACGTGTCAGAAACATCAATTGCAAGCCGTTCAGTTTTTCAATGGCGTATCATACATATTTCTCCATATCTGATATCAG TGAAGTTAGAATTGAGGGATTGGAGACACTTGACTACCTTGACAACCTATGCGAGAAAAAGCGCTTCACAGAACAAGGAGACGCTTTAACATTTGAGTCTGAG GTGGATCGGGTGTATCTTGGCTCCTCAGATACGGTTGCAATTTTTGATCATGAAAGGAAACGGACTTTCCTAATTCAAAAGGAAGGACTTCCAGATGTAG TGGTCTGGAATCCATGGGAGAAGAAATCCAAGTCCATGACCGATTTCGGGGACGAAGAATACCGACAGATGCTCTGCGTCGATGGGGCAGCGATAGAGAAGCCGATCACTCTCAAGCCAGGGGAGGAATGGACAGGACGGTTGGAGCTCTCTTACGTCCCGTCAAGCTAG
- the LOC115754668 gene encoding putative glucose-6-phosphate 1-epimerase isoform X3 → MNHSGVACDKKTASFEVVKDRNGIDQVVLQNSRGASARVSLHGGQVLSWKTDHGEELLFISSKAIFKPPTPVRGGIPICFPQFGKRGSLEQHGFARNKIWVMDDHPPPLQPSDSSGKSFIDLLLKPSEDDLRIWPHGEVRIEGLETLDYLDNLCEKKRFTEQGDALTFESEVDRVYLGSSDTVAIFDHERKRTFLIQKEGLPDVVVWNPWEKKSKSMTDFGDEEYRQMLCVDGAAIEKPITLKPGEEWTGRLELSYVPSS, encoded by the exons atgaatCACTCTGGAGTAGCCTGTGACAAAAAAACAGCTTCCTTCGAAGTCGTGAAGGACCGTAATGGGATAGACCAGGTCGTGCTTCAGAATTCTCGCGGGGCTTCAGCCCGG GTTAGTTTGCATGGAGGGCAAGTTCTTTCATGGAAGACTGACCATGGAGAGGAACTATTGTTCATTAGCAGTAAG GCAATCTTTAAGCCACCAACCCCAGTACGCGGAGGAATTCCAATTTGTTTCCCACAG TTTGGAAAACGAGGATCACTGGAGCAACATGGATTTGCCAGGAACAAGATTTGGGTTATGGATGATCATCCTCCACCACTACAGCCTAGTGACTCCAGTGGCAAATCATTTATCGACCTGCTTCTTAAACCATCTGAAGATGATCTCAGGATCTGGCCACACGG TGAAGTTAGAATTGAGGGATTGGAGACACTTGACTACCTTGACAACCTATGCGAGAAAAAGCGCTTCACAGAACAAGGAGACGCTTTAACATTTGAGTCTGAG GTGGATCGGGTGTATCTTGGCTCCTCAGATACGGTTGCAATTTTTGATCATGAAAGGAAACGGACTTTCCTAATTCAAAAGGAAGGACTTCCAGATGTAG TGGTCTGGAATCCATGGGAGAAGAAATCCAAGTCCATGACCGATTTCGGGGACGAAGAATACCGACAGATGCTCTGCGTCGATGGGGCAGCGATAGAGAAGCCGATCACTCTCAAGCCAGGGGAGGAATGGACAGGACGGTTGGAGCTCTCTTACGTCCCGTCAAGCTAG
- the LOC115754665 gene encoding probable inactive receptor kinase At4g23740, with the protein MDALCILSSVLLVGGSLLRANADLVGDKQALLDFAENLPHSRYLNWTEGSPVCSNWIGVTCDKDGSKVIALRLPGVGFHGPIPADTLGRLSNLQILSLRSNAITGNFPSDFANLKNLSYLYLQSNNFAGPLPQDFSVWKNLTIVNLSNNAFNGSIPSSLMTLTQLAGLNLADNLLSGEIPDLQMPHLQLLNLSNNNLHGRVPKSLERFPSSVFAGNDLSFQNSTPHPSPFISPSSGLHLRSKNPRMLNGTALLAIVIAGCVVALALVGILIFICCLKRKGEEKYSGKLHKVRMSPEKAISSSQDANNRLVFFEGCNYAFDLEDLLRASAEVLGKGTFGISYRAILEDAVTVVVKRLKEVSAGKREFEQQMEIVGGIRHENIVELKAYYYSKDEKLMVYDYYSQGGLSTLLHGKIGEDRSPLDWDTRMRIALGAARGIARVHLENNGRLVHGNIKSSNILINPQQYGCISDLGLAAVMSSLPPPISRAAGYRAPEVTDTRKAGQPSDVYSFGVILLELLTGKSPVHATGYGEMVHLVRWVHSVVREEWTAEVFDIELMRYPNIEEELVEMLQIAMACVVRMPDQRPKMADVVKMIENVRCVETNNRPPSENRSERSSPLQLAVRSGPVPLQ; encoded by the exons ATGGATGCTCTCTGCATCTTGTCTTCAGTTTTGCTTGTTGGCGGGAGCTTGTTACGAGCAAATGCAGACTTGGTAGGTGATAAGCAGGCCCTGCTTGATTTTGCCGAGAATTTACCACACTCTCGGTATCTCAACTGGACCGAGGGTTCCCCTGTTTGCAGCAACTGGATTGGAGTGACTTGCGATAAAGATGGGTCCAAGGTAATAGCCTTGAGATTACCTGGCGTTGGATTTCACGGCCCGATTCCAGCCGATACACTCGGCCGCCTTTCGAATTTGCAGATCCTTAGTCTCCGATCGAATGCTATAACCGGGAATTTTCCTTCCGATTTCGCAAACTTGAAGAACTTGTCGTATCTCTATCTTCAGTCCAACAATTTCGCCGGTCCTTTGCCTCAGGACTTTTCAGTTTGGAAGAACTTGACTATTGTGAATCTTTCCAACAATGCCTTCAATGGAAGTATCCCTTCTTCGCTCATGACCTTGACTCAGCTAGCTGGTTTGAATCTTGCCGATAATCTCCTTTCTGGCGAGATTCCTGATCTCCAAATGCCCCACCTGCAGCTGTTAAATTTGTCTAATAATAATCTGCATGGTCGTGTTCCAAAGTCACTTGAGAGATTTCCTAGCTCAGTTTTTGCTGGAAATGACCTTTCCTTTCAAAATTCTACTCCCCatccttctccttttatttcaCCTTCTTCTGGACTTCATCTTAGGTCCAAGAATCCTAGGATGCTTAACGGCACAGCACTATTAGCGATCGTCATTGCAGGTTGTGTCGTGGCACTTGCTTTAGTGGGCattcttattttcatttgttgCTTGAAAAGGAAAGGTGAAGAAAAGTATTCAGGGAAGTTGCACAAGGTAAGAATGTCGCCTGAGAAAGCTATTTCAAGTAGTCAAGATGCAAACAATAGGCTGGTTTTCTTTGAGGGATGTAACTATGCATTTGATTTGGAAGACTTGTTGAGGGCTTCTGCTGAAGTACTTGGAAAGGGGACTTTCGGTATATCTTACAGGGCTATTTTAGAGGATGCAGTGACTGTAGTGGTCAAGAGGTTGAAGGAGGTTAGTGCTGGTAAGAGAGAATTTGAGCAACAGATGGAAATTGTTGGGGGCATTAGGCATGAAAACATTGTTGAGCTGAAGGCTTATTACTACTCCAAAGATGAGAAGTTAATGGTGTATGATTACTACAGTCAGGGGGGCCTCTCCACTCTTTTACACG GTAAGATAGGCGAGGATAGGTCCCCTCTAGATTGGGATACTAGAATGAGAATAGCCCTTGGGGCAGCTAGAGGCATAGCTCGTGTCCATTTGGAGAACAACGGGAGACTTGTACACGGAAACATCAAGTCATCTAACATCCTTATCAACCCACAACAGTATGGCTGCATTTCTGATCTTGGTCTGGCTGCTGTAATGAGTTCCCTACCTCCCCCCATTTCCCGAGCTGCTGGTTACCGAGCACCAGAAGTGACAGACACTCGTAAAGCAGGACAGCCATCGGATGTCTACAGCTTCGGAGTCATCTTGCTGGAACTGTTAACTGGGAAATCTCCCGTTCATGCTACAGGCTACGGTGAAATGGTGCACTTGGTGAGGTGGGTCCATTCAGTGGTGCGAGAAGAGTGGACAGCCGAAGTATTCGATATAGAGCTGATGAGGTATCCAAATATCGAGGAGGAATTGGTGGAGATGTTGCAGATAGCAATGGCCTGCGTCGTCAGGATGCCGGATCAGAGACCTAAGATGGCTGATGTGGTGAAAATGATAGAGAATGTCCGGTGCGTCGAAACCAACAATCGGCCTCCCTCTGAAAATAGATCCGAAAGATCATCTCCATTGCAACTGGCTGTTAGGTCCGGTCCTGTGCCCCTACAATGA
- the LOC115754669 gene encoding ubiquitin-conjugating enzyme E2 28 isoform X1, with protein sequence MASKRILKELKDLQKDPPTSCSAGPVAEDMFHWQATIMGPPDSPYAGGVFLVTIHFPPDYPFKPPKVAFRTKVFHPNINSNGSICLDILKEQWSPALTISKVLLSICSLLTDPNPDDPLVPEIAHMYKTDRAKYEATARSWTQKYAMA encoded by the exons ATGGCGTCGAAGCGGATCTTGAAGGAGCTCAAGGATCTCCAGAAGGATCCTCCTACCTCTTGCAGCGccg gCCCAGTTGCTGAAGACATGTTTCACTGGCAAGCAACAATTATGGGTCCTCCGGACAGTCCATATGCTGGGGGAGTCTTTCTTGTTACAATTCACTTTCCACCAGACTACCCATTTAAGCCACCAAAG GTTGCATTCAGGACAAAAGTCTTTCACCCCAATATCAACAGCAACGGTAGCATTTGCCTTGACATATTGAAGGAGCAGTGGAGCCCTGCCCTCACCATTTCGAAG GTGTTGCTCTCTATCTGTTCGCTATTGACCGATCCGAATCCCGATGACCCTCTGGTGCCAGAAATTGCGCACATGTATAAGACTGACAGGGCCAAGTACGAGGCCACTGCCAGAAGCTGGACCCAGAAGTATGCGATGGCTTAA
- the LOC115754669 gene encoding ubiquitin-conjugating enzyme E2 28 isoform X2: MRYSQSPVAEDMFHWQATIMGPPDSPYAGGVFLVTIHFPPDYPFKPPKVAFRTKVFHPNINSNGSICLDILKEQWSPALTISKVLLSICSLLTDPNPDDPLVPEIAHMYKTDRAKYEATARSWTQKYAMA; this comes from the exons ATGAGATATAGCCAGA gCCCAGTTGCTGAAGACATGTTTCACTGGCAAGCAACAATTATGGGTCCTCCGGACAGTCCATATGCTGGGGGAGTCTTTCTTGTTACAATTCACTTTCCACCAGACTACCCATTTAAGCCACCAAAG GTTGCATTCAGGACAAAAGTCTTTCACCCCAATATCAACAGCAACGGTAGCATTTGCCTTGACATATTGAAGGAGCAGTGGAGCCCTGCCCTCACCATTTCGAAG GTGTTGCTCTCTATCTGTTCGCTATTGACCGATCCGAATCCCGATGACCCTCTGGTGCCAGAAATTGCGCACATGTATAAGACTGACAGGGCCAAGTACGAGGCCACTGCCAGAAGCTGGACCCAGAAGTATGCGATGGCTTAA